The stretch of DNA ttatttatatatatttttaacatgtctgagataaataaatgattcaattaatttaagatgaaaagaatattaaatatttaaagaaaaaattaattcaaaaaattatccaaaaacaaagttatatattaatcataataaatatttttttaatcaatcataataagtattaaaaaatattattaaatctatatttattttattctatctAATTCTATCAATGATGACAAATGGAATTGAACATCATGACATTACGAGATTGCATATGATTGGTGGTAAGGTTTAGTGAGTGCGATGCAATATCATCCATGTATCTTTATCTTCAAGCATTTATTATCTCTCTCTTTTCTATAATACATTACATTACATATGTCATTACCTTAACCACTTTTTCATTCTTATTATCTGAACACATCTTAGATCTAAGCTCTTTCCCCAAACCATGGCTCAAAAggtaaataataatattttactttgatATATCTATGAATTATTATCCATTACAAATATTTAATGTCTCTTCCACTCCTCTTATTAGTAAGCAAATTAGTTCTAGTGATCAtcatcattaaattaaatgattgaattttgatttagcAATTAACTATCTTGAACTCATGAAGGTTGCCATAATGAAGCTCAAGGTTGACCTTCAATGTAGAAAATGCTGTAAGAAAGTTAAGAAGCTCCTCTGCAAATACTCTCGTGAGTCTTtcaatgataattatttttctttcccTTCATTTatccaaataaattaaaaaataattattttcctttcatattttttattttagtttttttttttcataaagatatgtttattttttttttccctcaTACATATTTAGGCTTGGTTGATTATTGGTGGTGTTAATATATTAGCCTATGGCCCCagtaaaaatttgatgaaattataaCGACCGATCTCAATTTTCTTGCAATTTTTcctaacttaattttttatttatttgtttagtcGTACATGTTATAACTTTtgcttcaaattaattaatctcttccttttaatttaattcaaaattaccATTCATGTGAATTGATCATTTTActaattgatgaaaattataACTTCCAAATTTTTTACACCAATAATTTGTGgaactttttttgttgttgcaatttTCATGAATGGAAGAAATTCGAGACCAATTGTACGATGAGAAGAATGACATAGTGACCATAAGAGTGGTGTGCTGCAGCCCAGAGAAGTTAAGAGACAATCTTTGTTGTGCAGGGGGTGGTACTATCAAAAGCATAGAAATAGTCGAACCACCAAAGCCCAAACCAGCACTCGAAAAGCCCAAAGAGTCAACAAAAAATGTTGAGGCCGATAAAAAACCCAATCCACAACCTGGCCCACCTATTAATCTTCAACCTAAACAATCAAAACAAGATCCTGCTCCAGCTCCTGCTCCTGCTCCTGCTCCTGCTCCTGCTCCGGCGCCGGCGCCGGCGCCGGCTGTAATGTTTCATGAGACAACACCAAGGTCGGTTTTTGCATATCCTTCACCGACTGTTCCTTTTGGGCTTGTTTATGGGGGTGGGCCATATGGGCCCCCAGAAGTTTATGGGAGGCCTATATATGATAGTTATGGTTGGAGTGGACCTTACTATGTGGGCCCACACCATGAATGCTTCCGTGAAGAAGAGGCGTCCGTGTGTACGATAAGTTGAAAGGTATAGGGGAAATATGGATTATTATAAAAGTTGAGGAGATTTAAAtgtaagaatttaatttatatgcactaatagtgtaaatatattttatattatcaatcaattacaactatcaaattaataaaaatatttgactgtTATTTTGATCATCTTTAAAATCACTAATATGATTGATTGTGATAGAATGATggtataattttgttttatacttACTGTGTATAAACATTAAACTTTTTGATGTAATAATTTTGTGATTTTATAGCTCAAAGAAAACTTTATGATTTTATATCTTGAATCTTATGAAATGATTGTTGAAACCTaatgtatttcaaaaaattgttgaaacttATTGGTGTataaatgaatttaataaactttattttcttaataatttgtttacaagTCTTTAAGTGTCGTTTGGTTTAATAGAaaaggacaaaaaataaaagaggtTTGAAATGTAATCAAggaatttttcttattatttgtCAAAGAGGTGATTCATAGCATATAGAGGTGATTCATTTTGTCGACGTCTCATTTCTTTTATGCTTTTATTTGATtctcaagaaaaaaaatgagaaaaaagaagataaatgataaaaattaaaggaaaaaaataataaaaagtgtGATTTTTTTTGGGAAAGGAGGAAAAAAAACTTTCTCTACCCTAATTTGATGTTGatagaaaataagaagaaaaaaaaaaggtaatttagctaatttataagaaaaataagttATGCATTTCAATAAGGGTCAAACCGAAACACTAACTTTTATGAACAAGTATTGCCCATTCTTTGAATAAAAACCTTTTACATGTTttcataattatattatttataggTATTGGTCCAAATGTATGAGTCTATATGCTGACCAGATGCATCTTGACGTTGGTTATATATTTCTTTCGGACAAGTTCACACTTACACAAAATTCTTGGCCATATTTATTACGAAGATTCTTTtcatagtaaaaatatatttgagaatttaaaaaaatagatatttcaaaaacaaatttacaactcccaacaaatttaatttaaattttacataatacatatatattttgaaaattttaaaatttgaattttctgaaatatttgTCAAATTTAAGAGTTTAAATAAATTCGTTTTATCTTAGTGAACTCAATTCTTAAATTTGTATAAGTTTACTTCacattcaaatataattaaaaaatattatatatatatatatatattaattatatatatatacattataaatacataaattttagagaagattACTATATcactataataaaatatcacacTTATACACTTGCGTCAAATTAGATATTTTAGAAATGAAATAAGGTCTTATCTacattgtttttaaataaattattaatattaatttatttaataaatataaaataaatttaattatagttttaattcatctatttttattgattcacgaaattagtctttctattttaaaagtcgacagttttaaTCTCTCtgactttttaattaaaaaatgataatatgagATGCTTTAcataacgtgacatatgatacgatgatgtagaatgattaacacctatgaaattagaataaaacaccataaaagctaaattttcaacttcaattttttttatatttataatttgattaatgacatataaataattaattaatgcatctagatagttctatataataaaattgtaagtcccgtcatttaaaatatattaaatcgtcattttttacttcaaaaatctgaaacagaaaccaaaactgtcgacttttaaaatatggaGACCAATTTCATGAATTGATAACAATAGAAGaacaaaaactgcaattaaatatataaaataaataattatatgccTCATCAATATTAATAGTAGAATAAAACTactttttaagataaaaataacccTGAAGTTGATAAAATAGGATAACAATACAGTGTCGTTGTTTAGACTTTTCAAACATTTAGTGCCACATTAAAAAATGGgtcaaaatggaaaaaaaatgttatcTATAAAACCAACACATGGGTGCATggttttgaattgatttttacTGGTTAAATGGTTTAATTTCACGATTTCAAGCCATTTTTTAAATGTAGGGTAGAAGTACAATGTTCGggtatgaagaaaaaaatttcaactcTTGTTCTTTAGATTCTATATCTTGTGAGTGTGTGATTGTTGAGCTAATCCTTTTCGGCTTGCTGCTGTGGTCTTTCCCCTGGCCTTTGTTTCTTTTTGAATGAAGTTTTTGCTTTGATGAGGTGATATGCTGGATACCTTAAAGTagaaaaatgttttaatttCATCTAGTGATAACAAAACCAAGAACTTGTTAAATTTTTTGGCAACAAGAAGCTCAAATATATCTCAAAGTTATCCACCACTTTATGTC from Cicer arietinum cultivar CDC Frontier isolate Library 1 chromosome 3, Cicar.CDCFrontier_v2.0, whole genome shotgun sequence encodes:
- the LOC101513881 gene encoding uncharacterized protein LOC101513881, with the protein product MAQKVAIMKLKVDLQCRKCCKKVKKLLCKYSQIRDQLYDEKNDIVTIRVVCCSPEKLRDNLCCAGGGTIKSIEIVEPPKPKPALEKPKESTKNVEADKKPNPQPGPPINLQPKQSKQDPAPAPAPAPAPAPAPAPAPAPAVMFHETTPRSVFAYPSPTVPFGLVYGGGPYGPPEVYGRPIYDSYGWSGPYYVGPHHECFREEEASVCTIS